The DNA sequence AAGGGGATTGAGCATAGGGGTGATTACTCCATAGAACACAGCAACTAGCTTGTCATGATCTGAGGAGGTTTTGTCTTGGGGTCTCAAGTACATGGCCATAGCTGTGCCATAGAAGATCCCTACCACAGCTAAATGAGAGCTGCAGGTAGAGATGGCTTTGCCCCGGCCTTGTGCTGAACGGATGCGGAGGACAGCCAGCCCAATGCGCCCATATGTCACCAGGATGAATGTGAAGGGCACCACCAAGACCAGAAAGCTGGTGACAAACATAATGATCTTGTTGAGGCGGGTATCGGAGCAAGCCAATTTGATGAATCCCTGTAGCTCACATGTGAAGTGATTTATCACATTGTGGCCACAGAATTTCGTGGGTTGCACAAGTACTGGTAACAGAGTCAGCAAGAAGGCACTAGCCCAAGACATGACCGCCAACTGGACACACACCCGCCAGCTTACAATGAGAGTGTAGTGCAGGGGACTACATATAGCCACAAATCGATCATATGCCATCACAGCCAGGAGCAGGGACTCTGTCATCCCAAGGAAAAGGCTTGTGTACATCTGAAGCAAGCATCTGGTAAAAGAAATAACTGGCCTTTCAACCAGACAATTGATCATCATCTGTGGGATGCTGCAAGATGAGTAGCAGATGTCAAGGAAAGAGAGATTgcaaaggaaaaagtacatgggagtgtgcagGGCAGGATCAGTCACAACCACCATGACAATGAGCCCGTTGCCAATCAAAGTTACCATGTAGACTACTAGCAGGAACCAGAAGAAGATAGCCTGGGCCTGGGGATGATGGGAGAGCCCCACCAGGACAAACTCAAAGGTCTCATTATTGCTCATGTCCTCCATCATTGTTGATGCTTGCCCACCtgcaaagaaaacaaatcagAGACAAAGAACAGAGAGATGAGCATGACCAGAAGGTCTCTTTTCACAACTGAGCAGCTATGCTGTGACCTCTTGAAATTGCCTCCAAAGGCTGTGTGATGGGAGTATGTAGTCAATCAATGTCCTAGAGGCTAATCCATTCAATgaagcagtgctggcagctgttgggAGCTTACACTGAGTCCTCCCAGACGGAACTCCATCCGAACAGCCAGCTTCTCTCAGGCTGCCTGAGGAACAGTCTCCCTCTGGGGCAGTGGGTCAATAGCTACTGGGatcctttttcccctttcctgcaaGAAGTTCATAGTCAAAGAGATGGCAAAGAAGAATGTCACCACAGAACACAGCATGCCTTAATGGCAGAATATGGAGTAGTCACCTTAAAGCATAACACAGTCAACAAAACTTTGCAGGGTTTTTACCATCAGGGCGGCAAGTTCCTTCTGAACCTACTCTTTGAAACGTTTGGAATGACTTGACTTCATGTTTATGGACACCACGTGCAGTTGTTTTACGGTCTGTTTTTCAGATGGACATTTGATTAGGGGAACAGGGATCGTGTCATGTGAAGTGAGTTCATGTGAAATATGTGCGTacccagtgggactgttctgCTCTGTTCATCCATCTTGACAGAGTGTGTGCAGGCTGTGTGCCTCTGACATGGTGACTGTTATCTGTGAAGCTGGATTTCAGCAATCCAGATTAAGAAAGCAGCAGTTAGAGTTGAACAGCACAATCCATCAGGCTCAGCCTCCGTTTGAAATATGCGCACCATGACACAGATGGTCCTTTCAACCTGAGCGCAGCCTGTGATAAGAGGatacctgggcaaagaggcaccttataAAGTGCTGTCCttgtatatttagcagggagagcaCAACTACCTGTCTTCAGTCCTGCAgggggtcttttccagtggctgatgctggtgtctcttttcttAAAGGTTGTgcgccctttgggaacagggaaccttttgatttattttgcaaTCTGATCCACTTTGTGAATGACCattgttgaaaagtgctataacTGTACTGAATAACGACAACAACAAGAATAATGCCAGACACTGCAGGATGGTAAGAAGCACCACCAGGCAGCCTCACCACCAGCACCCTCAATTAGTACAGATGAGTACATTTGCATTTTCTGCCCAGTGTTTTCAAACTCAAAAGCATCTTTTTCCCGTACAAGGAGAGGTGTGTTTAAAAGAGCAGAAGAATCTGCTCCCGCTTTGGGAAGGTGATGCTATTGTCAAATCACTGCACTGATAGTGTTATGGATTCCTACGTTGCTTCCCATGACCAGCTGACTCTGCAATCTCTTTGCTAAGAAATGGTaatcatttcaaaaaaaaaaatcaggatattCACAGTACACTCCTGAGTTTTCTGGTGCCCCtggagcagctgcaccaaaacagccaccactgtatcaaaagggcactgggaagccacctggagtctccttggggaaagaggacttttgtccccttcccccaaggaaagccccaaggccagcaatagggcttctcaagtctgtgccagctattttaccgATGCAGGCTTCagagactccatgtcgggcttttcagcccaacacggagttcagaatgtggtggagcagagctccaccattcccaccccctcctgcctggtTCCTCCCCGCAGCttgcccttgttctgcccttcccctaccACCACCTCAGAATTTCacttccagctggtgctgggcccagagcCTGACTAGCATGGGcctggtgccagcactccctactcgtTGGGTGGGGTAAACTAGCTGTACAGCAAAGTTACAGCACACAGGAAAAGCACTAGGGCTTACTGGTGCTTGGTGTGTTTAGGATTGGCCCCCAGTCTGCAGGTAAAGGAACTGTCAGTCTAGTACTGTCCAGTACTAGCCGCGTTTACAAATATCTAAAAATGTCAATGTGAACAGCATCCATGGCATTTTCCATCGTTCTCATTGCAGCCAGAACTAGAAAAACTAAGAATAACTTAAAATAATATGAAAGCATTCTGATTTGGAAAAAGCAACACTCTTCTACTACCCGATTGCAGAAGAAACATGGGCAAAGATGTGACAGGAATTATCTATCAGGAatgatctagaccagtggttctcgaacttctccagcccatggctcccctgatccttgtggccattggccacggctccccattacaacacctcacctcagttacccccaaaatggggatgaaggtgttataattatacagtagaaaccaaaaaaacagctgccagcactctgaggctgcaatcctaaccccactttccagagagtaagtcccattgaacacaataggacttacttctgagtacagctagctaggattgtgccttttgtcttataatagcagctaacatgggaagtaacccccccaaaaggagtgttctgccaaatcccaatccactgggcctcgtgcccgcttaaggctgattagtttcccttgtgaaactcaccagtgcaaaagtcagagtccagttccagtccacagattccaagtaaaccagtacaatcaatgagagttgccaaatcagagtccagagccaataagccgagttacagtccgaggtcaggttccaggtaagtcagtcaaatcagtcagggtatccaagtcaatacaccaagtcacagtccaaggtcagattccaaagtcaataaacccagtcagtctcacctcatctcctccaacctgcactccttctacaacccacccccactagttcctccaggtgttgtttgtatgctcccaggttcactttagcctttagtggctgcagctgtgcagcacacctccagctaccacctgggctttaaccctgcatttacttagagcaaggggcactgtggacaccacactctatctgctcgccagatcttccgctattccactacaaggaggcaggaggaaaaaggggggtggccgAAAAGaattgggtgtttttatttt is a window from the Tiliqua scincoides isolate rTilSci1 chromosome 2, rTilSci1.hap2, whole genome shotgun sequence genome containing:
- the LOC136641776 gene encoding olfactory receptor 13H1-like, with protein sequence MEDMSNNETFEFVLVGLSHHPQAQAIFFWFLLVVYMVTLIGNGLIVMVVVTDPALHTPMYFFLCNLSFLDICYSSCSIPQMMINCLVERPVISFTRCLLQMYTSLFLGMTESLLLAVMAYDRFVAICSPLHYTLIVSWRVCVQLAVMSWASAFLLTLLPVLVQPTKFCGHNVINHFTCELQGFIKLACSDTRLNKIIMFVTSFLVLVVPFTFILVTYGRIGLAVLRIRSAQGRGKAISTCSSHLAVVGIFYGTAMAMYLRPQDKTSSDHDKLVAVFYGVITPMLNPLIYSLRNRDIKGALQRTFGRKFIE